The genomic DNA CAGGCAAAACCACTAAGAAAATTGATGTGGGAACAAAAAAGGAAATCAATCTATATATCAGTTTCAAGTGGCAAGGGTGGTGTTGGTAAGTCTAATTTTGTGGTAAATTTAGCTTATATTCTGTCACAAATGAGGAAAAAAGTTCTTGTCTTTGATGCTGATATCAGTTTAGCCAATGTAGATGTTTTATTAAATCTAAATGTTAAAAATAATATTAGGGATTATCTCTTTGGAAAAGTAGATTTTACTGAGATTATAGCAAAAAATATTTTTGGATTTGATGTTATTCCAGCGTCAAGTGGATTTTCTGATTTAAGCGAATTATCAAATGAGCAAATAGACAAAATAATTGATATATTCATAGATTTAGATAAAACTTACGATTATATAATCTTTGATACAGGAGCTGGAATTACTGACATTGTCATTAAGTTTGCATCTCTAGCAGATTATTTTGTTGTTGTTACCCAGCCAGAACCGGCGGCAATAACTGATGCCTATGCATTAATCAAGGTGGTAAATCATGAAGAGAATGTAGATAGTGCTTATTTAGTTTTAAATAGGGTCAAAAGCGCTGGTAGAGATGTTAAGGTTTATGAAAACTTGAAGAGGATAATTAATAAGTTTTTAAATGTGAATCTAGAATATTTGGGAACAATTAGAGAAGATAAAGATATTGACAAGGCTATTATTGGACAAAAGCTAATATGTGAATCAAT from Deferribacterota bacterium includes the following:
- a CDS encoding MinD/ParA family protein — its product is MNDQAKPLRKLMWEQKRKSIYISVSSGKGGVGKSNFVVNLAYILSQMRKKVLVFDADISLANVDVLLNLNVKNNIRDYLFGKVDFTEIIAKNIFGFDVIPASSGFSDLSELSNEQIDKIIDIFIDLDKTYDYIIFDTGAGITDIVIKFASLADYFVVVTQPEPAAITDAYALIKVVNHEENVDSAYLVLNRVKSAGRDVKVYENLKRIINKFLNVNLEYLGTIREDKDIDKAIIGQKLICESMPKTKYSRDLLSIANKIAGERKVSKRFNFYNFFKGKRVNG